A window from Populus trichocarpa isolate Nisqually-1 chromosome 3, P.trichocarpa_v4.1, whole genome shotgun sequence encodes these proteins:
- the LOC7460210 gene encoding putative calcium-transporting ATPase 11, plasma membrane-type isoform X2 encodes MEQYLKENFVVDAKRPSEQALRRWRSAVSVVRNPRRRFRMVADLAKRAEAERKRKNLQEKIRIALYVNKAALHFIEAAKVVEHKLSDNVRQTGFGIGPDELAALARSHDINDLESHGGVEGLAREVSASLNDGVVSSDISLRQNIYGFNRYAEKPARSFWMFVWDALHDLTLVILMVCAVVSIGVGIATDGWPNGMYDGVGIVICILLVVMVTAITDYKQALQFKVLDKEKKNVIVQVTREGIRQKVSIFDLVVGDVVHLSIGDLVPADGILISGHSLSVDESSLSGESELVDINKKRPFLLSGTKIQDGSGKMLVTAVGMRTEWGTLMVHLSEVDQDETPLQVKLNGVATIIGKIGLAFAVITFLVLLVRFLLVKADHHEITKWSSSDALKLLNFFSISVTIIVVAVPEGLPLAVTLSLAFAMKKLMHDRALNTGSEVTKGKDGRDNILGTPTETAILEFGLILGGEFKTYHNESEIVKVEPFNSEKKKMSVLVSLPNNGGFRAFCKGASEIILKMCDKMLTADGKAVPLSEKQRQKITDVINGFACEALRTLCLAFKDMENTSGANSMPDNNYTLIAVVGIKDPIRPEVKEAVKTCLDAGITVRMVTGDNINTAKAIARECGILTDYGLVIEGADFRCKSPQELEEIIPNLQVMARSSPSDKHKLVTQLRSVFKEVVAVTGDGTNDAPALAEADIGLAMGIAGTEVAKESADVIVMDDNFKTIVNVARWGRSVYINIQKFVQFQLTVNVAALMINFISACISGDEPLTTVQLLWVNLIMDTLGALALATEPPHDGLMKRPPIGRNVNIITKTMWRNIIGQSIYQISVLVILQLDGKHLLKLSDSDDTKILNTFIFNTFVLCQVFNEINSRDMEKINVFKGIFSSWIFLAVMFSTVTFQIVIVEFLGTYANTVPLRWELWLASVLIGAASLVISVILKCIPVGTNKDDNTAKHHDGYEPLPSGPDMA; translated from the exons ATGGAGCAATACTTGAAAGAAAACTTTGTAGTTGATGCAAAGAGACCCTCCGAACAAGCTTTAAGAAGATGGAGATCTGCAGTTTCAGTCGTCAGGAATCCTCGCCGGAGGTTTCGAATGGTTGCTGATCTTGCCAAAAGAGCTGAAGCTGAAAGGAAACGTAAAAATCTCCAG GAAAAGATACGGATAGCTCTTTATGTCAACAAGGCAGCATTGCATTTCATCGAGG CTGCTAAAGTAGTTGAGCACAAGCTCTCAGACAATGTCAGGCAAACTGGTTTTGGCATTGGACCGGATGAACTAGCAGCGCTCGCTCGGTCCCATGATATCAATGACTTGGAATCTCATGGAGGAGTTGAGGGATTGGCCAGAGAAGTATCTGCTTCCTTGAATGATGGGGTTGTCTCGAGTGATATATCTCTTAGGCAAAATATATACGGCTTCAACCGATATGCTGAGAAACCTGCCAGATCTTTTTGGATGTTTGTATGGGATGCTTTGCATGATTTGACGTTAGTTATTCTGATGGTGTGTGCTGTGGTCTCCATTGGTGTTGGTATTGCAACTGACGGTTGGCCGAATGGAATGTATGATGGGGTGGGAATAGTAATATGCATTTTGCTAGTAGTGATGGTCACTGCAATCACTGACTACAAGCAGGCCTTGCAATTCAAGGTCCTggacaaggagaagaagaatgtTATTGTTCAGGTTACCAGAGAAGGGATCAGACAGAAGGTTTCTATCTTCGATTTGGTGGTTGGAGATGTTGTTCATCTATCAATTGGAGATCTGGTTCCTGCAGATGGCATTCTTATATCAGGCCACAGCTTATCAGTTGATGAATCCAGCTTGTCAGGAGAGAGTGAGCTAGTggacataaataaaaagaggcCCTTTCTTCTATCAGGTACCAAAATACAGGATGGGTCTGGTAAAATGCTGGTGACAGCAGTCGGTATGAGGACTGAATGGGGTACGTTGATGGTTCATCTGAGCGAAGTGGATCAAGATGAGACACCATTACAGGTGAAGCTTAATGGAGTTGCAACTATTATTGGGAAAATTGGTTTGGCTTTTGCTGTGATAACTTTTTTGGTTCTGCTGGTACGGTTTCTATTGGTGAAGGCAGACCACCATGAGATCACAAAATGGTCTAGTAGTGATGCTTTGAAGCTTCTAAATTTCTTTTCGATTTCTGTAACCATAATTGTTGTTGCAGTTCCTGAAGGGCTTCCATTAGCAGTGACACTTAGTCTTGCATTTGCAATGAAGAAACTAATGCACGATAGAGCACTG AACACAGGATCAGAGGTAACCAAGGGAAAAGATGGAAGGGATAACATTTTGGGGACGCCGACGGAGACAGCAATATTAGAGTTTGGATTAATTTTAGGAGGCGAGTTTAAAACATATCATAACGAATCTGAGATAGTGAAAGTTGAGCCTTTCAActcagaaaagaagaagatgtcTGTGCTTGTTTCTCTTCCTAACAACGGTGGGTTTCGAGCATTCTGCAAAGGTGCAtcagaaataattttgaaaatgtgtgACAAGATGTTAACTGCTGATGGAAAAGCTGTGCCGCTATCTGAAAAGCAAAGACAGAAAATCACAGATGTCATAAATGGTTTTGCCTGTGAAGCTCTACGAACTCTATGCTTGGCTTTCAAGGATATGGAGAATACTTCTGGTGCAAATAGCATGCCTGACAATAACTATACATTAATCGCTGTCGTTGGAATTAAGGATCCTATACGCCCTGAGGTGAAGGAAGCTGTTAAGACTTGTTTAGATGCTGGAATTACTGTGCGTATGGTCACTGGTGACAATATCAACACTGCAAAAGCCATAGCTAGGGAATGTGGCATCTTGACAGATTATGGCCTGGTAATTGAAGGGGCAGATTTCCGTTGTAAGAGTCCTCAGGAGTTGGAGGAGATAATACCAAATCTTCAG GTTATGGCCCGATCATCACCTTCGGACAAGCATAAATTGGTGACTCAATTGAGGAGTGTATTTAAGGAAGTTGTGGCAGTGACTGGAGATGGTACTAATGATGCTCCAGCCTTGGCCGAGGCAGATATCGGACTTGCTATGGGCATAGCAGGAACAGAG GTTGCAAAAGAAAGTGCTGATGTTATTGTAATGGATGACAACTTTAAAACTATAGTGAATGTTGCAAGATGGGGTCGATCAGTTTATATTAACATTCAGAAGTTTGTTCAGTTCCAGTTAACAGTCAATGTTGCTGCTCTCATGATAAATTTCATTTCTGCGTGCATCTCTG GCGATGAGCCATTGACCACTGTTCAGCTGCTTTGGGTGAACTTGATCATGGACACTCTTGGTGCGTTGGCATTGGCTACAGAACCTCCTCATGATGGACTGATGAAAAGACCTCCAATTGGTAGGAATGTAAACATAATCACCAAGACAATGTGGAGGAATATCATTGGACAAAGCATCTATCAAATAAGTGTCCTTGTCATCCTCCAGCTTGATGGGAAACATCTACTGAAGCTTTCTGATTCAGATGATACTAAAATCCTGAATACTTTCATATTTAATACCTTTGTGCTTTGCCAG GTGTTCAATGAAATAAACAGCCGAGATATGGAGAAGATAAATGTGTTCAAAGGCATCTTTAGTAGCTGGATTTTCTTGGCTGTCATGTTCTCCACAGTTACTTTCCAGATTGTAATAGTTGAATTCTTGGGCACATATGCTAATACTGTGCCACTAAGGTGGGAATTATGGTTGGCCAGTGTCTTAATCGGAGCTGCAAGTTTAGTCATTTCTGTCATCCTGAAGTGCATTCCTGTTGGAACAAACAAAGATGACAACACTGCCAAGCATCACGACGGTTATGAGCCTCTTCCTAGTGGTCCAGATATGGCCTGA
- the LOC7460210 gene encoding calcium-transporting ATPase 4, plasma membrane-type isoform X1 produces MEQYLKENFVVDAKRPSEQALRRWRSAVSVVRNPRRRFRMVADLAKRAEAERKRKNLQEKIRIALYVNKAALHFIEAAKVVEHKLSDNVRQTGFGIGPDELAALARSHDINDLESHGGVEGLAREVSASLNDGVVSSDISLRQNIYGFNRYAEKPARSFWMFVWDALHDLTLVILMVCAVVSIGVGIATDGWPNGMYDGVGIVICILLVVMVTAITDYKQALQFKVLDKEKKNVIVQVTREGIRQKVSIFDLVVGDVVHLSIGDLVPADGILISGHSLSVDESSLSGESELVDINKKRPFLLSGTKIQDGSGKMLVTAVGMRTEWGTLMVHLSEVDQDETPLQVKLNGVATIIGKIGLAFAVITFLVLLVRFLLVKADHHEITKWSSSDALKLLNFFSISVTIIVVAVPEGLPLAVTLSLAFAMKKLMHDRALVRHLSACETMGSVCCICTDKTGTLTTNHMVVNKIWICEETKSIQTNSNKDLLMSSFSENVHGILLQSIFQNTGSEVTKGKDGRDNILGTPTETAILEFGLILGGEFKTYHNESEIVKVEPFNSEKKKMSVLVSLPNNGGFRAFCKGASEIILKMCDKMLTADGKAVPLSEKQRQKITDVINGFACEALRTLCLAFKDMENTSGANSMPDNNYTLIAVVGIKDPIRPEVKEAVKTCLDAGITVRMVTGDNINTAKAIARECGILTDYGLVIEGADFRCKSPQELEEIIPNLQVMARSSPSDKHKLVTQLRSVFKEVVAVTGDGTNDAPALAEADIGLAMGIAGTEVAKESADVIVMDDNFKTIVNVARWGRSVYINIQKFVQFQLTVNVAALMINFISACISGDEPLTTVQLLWVNLIMDTLGALALATEPPHDGLMKRPPIGRNVNIITKTMWRNIIGQSIYQISVLVILQLDGKHLLKLSDSDDTKILNTFIFNTFVLCQVFNEINSRDMEKINVFKGIFSSWIFLAVMFSTVTFQIVIVEFLGTYANTVPLRWELWLASVLIGAASLVISVILKCIPVGTNKDDNTAKHHDGYEPLPSGPDMA; encoded by the exons ATGGAGCAATACTTGAAAGAAAACTTTGTAGTTGATGCAAAGAGACCCTCCGAACAAGCTTTAAGAAGATGGAGATCTGCAGTTTCAGTCGTCAGGAATCCTCGCCGGAGGTTTCGAATGGTTGCTGATCTTGCCAAAAGAGCTGAAGCTGAAAGGAAACGTAAAAATCTCCAG GAAAAGATACGGATAGCTCTTTATGTCAACAAGGCAGCATTGCATTTCATCGAGG CTGCTAAAGTAGTTGAGCACAAGCTCTCAGACAATGTCAGGCAAACTGGTTTTGGCATTGGACCGGATGAACTAGCAGCGCTCGCTCGGTCCCATGATATCAATGACTTGGAATCTCATGGAGGAGTTGAGGGATTGGCCAGAGAAGTATCTGCTTCCTTGAATGATGGGGTTGTCTCGAGTGATATATCTCTTAGGCAAAATATATACGGCTTCAACCGATATGCTGAGAAACCTGCCAGATCTTTTTGGATGTTTGTATGGGATGCTTTGCATGATTTGACGTTAGTTATTCTGATGGTGTGTGCTGTGGTCTCCATTGGTGTTGGTATTGCAACTGACGGTTGGCCGAATGGAATGTATGATGGGGTGGGAATAGTAATATGCATTTTGCTAGTAGTGATGGTCACTGCAATCACTGACTACAAGCAGGCCTTGCAATTCAAGGTCCTggacaaggagaagaagaatgtTATTGTTCAGGTTACCAGAGAAGGGATCAGACAGAAGGTTTCTATCTTCGATTTGGTGGTTGGAGATGTTGTTCATCTATCAATTGGAGATCTGGTTCCTGCAGATGGCATTCTTATATCAGGCCACAGCTTATCAGTTGATGAATCCAGCTTGTCAGGAGAGAGTGAGCTAGTggacataaataaaaagaggcCCTTTCTTCTATCAGGTACCAAAATACAGGATGGGTCTGGTAAAATGCTGGTGACAGCAGTCGGTATGAGGACTGAATGGGGTACGTTGATGGTTCATCTGAGCGAAGTGGATCAAGATGAGACACCATTACAGGTGAAGCTTAATGGAGTTGCAACTATTATTGGGAAAATTGGTTTGGCTTTTGCTGTGATAACTTTTTTGGTTCTGCTGGTACGGTTTCTATTGGTGAAGGCAGACCACCATGAGATCACAAAATGGTCTAGTAGTGATGCTTTGAAGCTTCTAAATTTCTTTTCGATTTCTGTAACCATAATTGTTGTTGCAGTTCCTGAAGGGCTTCCATTAGCAGTGACACTTAGTCTTGCATTTGCAATGAAGAAACTAATGCACGATAGAGCACTGGTGAGGCATCTTTCCGCATGTGAAACAATGGGTTCTGTTTGTTGCATTTGCACAGATAAAACTGGAACATTGACTACAAATCATATGGTGGTGAACAAAATATGGATCTGTgaagaaacaaaatcaatacAAACTAATAGCAATAAAGATTTATTAATGTCCTCTTTCTCAGAAAATGTGCATGGAATCCTTTTGCAATCTATATTTCAGAACACAGGATCAGAGGTAACCAAGGGAAAAGATGGAAGGGATAACATTTTGGGGACGCCGACGGAGACAGCAATATTAGAGTTTGGATTAATTTTAGGAGGCGAGTTTAAAACATATCATAACGAATCTGAGATAGTGAAAGTTGAGCCTTTCAActcagaaaagaagaagatgtcTGTGCTTGTTTCTCTTCCTAACAACGGTGGGTTTCGAGCATTCTGCAAAGGTGCAtcagaaataattttgaaaatgtgtgACAAGATGTTAACTGCTGATGGAAAAGCTGTGCCGCTATCTGAAAAGCAAAGACAGAAAATCACAGATGTCATAAATGGTTTTGCCTGTGAAGCTCTACGAACTCTATGCTTGGCTTTCAAGGATATGGAGAATACTTCTGGTGCAAATAGCATGCCTGACAATAACTATACATTAATCGCTGTCGTTGGAATTAAGGATCCTATACGCCCTGAGGTGAAGGAAGCTGTTAAGACTTGTTTAGATGCTGGAATTACTGTGCGTATGGTCACTGGTGACAATATCAACACTGCAAAAGCCATAGCTAGGGAATGTGGCATCTTGACAGATTATGGCCTGGTAATTGAAGGGGCAGATTTCCGTTGTAAGAGTCCTCAGGAGTTGGAGGAGATAATACCAAATCTTCAG GTTATGGCCCGATCATCACCTTCGGACAAGCATAAATTGGTGACTCAATTGAGGAGTGTATTTAAGGAAGTTGTGGCAGTGACTGGAGATGGTACTAATGATGCTCCAGCCTTGGCCGAGGCAGATATCGGACTTGCTATGGGCATAGCAGGAACAGAG GTTGCAAAAGAAAGTGCTGATGTTATTGTAATGGATGACAACTTTAAAACTATAGTGAATGTTGCAAGATGGGGTCGATCAGTTTATATTAACATTCAGAAGTTTGTTCAGTTCCAGTTAACAGTCAATGTTGCTGCTCTCATGATAAATTTCATTTCTGCGTGCATCTCTG GCGATGAGCCATTGACCACTGTTCAGCTGCTTTGGGTGAACTTGATCATGGACACTCTTGGTGCGTTGGCATTGGCTACAGAACCTCCTCATGATGGACTGATGAAAAGACCTCCAATTGGTAGGAATGTAAACATAATCACCAAGACAATGTGGAGGAATATCATTGGACAAAGCATCTATCAAATAAGTGTCCTTGTCATCCTCCAGCTTGATGGGAAACATCTACTGAAGCTTTCTGATTCAGATGATACTAAAATCCTGAATACTTTCATATTTAATACCTTTGTGCTTTGCCAG GTGTTCAATGAAATAAACAGCCGAGATATGGAGAAGATAAATGTGTTCAAAGGCATCTTTAGTAGCTGGATTTTCTTGGCTGTCATGTTCTCCACAGTTACTTTCCAGATTGTAATAGTTGAATTCTTGGGCACATATGCTAATACTGTGCCACTAAGGTGGGAATTATGGTTGGCCAGTGTCTTAATCGGAGCTGCAAGTTTAGTCATTTCTGTCATCCTGAAGTGCATTCCTGTTGGAACAAACAAAGATGACAACACTGCCAAGCATCACGACGGTTATGAGCCTCTTCCTAGTGGTCCAGATATGGCCTGA
- the LOC7462764 gene encoding pentatricopeptide repeat-containing protein At1g07740, mitochondrial, producing MILSNPTKTHHFWRHTFFQQYRTLPFNKPKAKPRHRRKGHKTSSRNRNDAPFVNHVKEARDPVEALTLFHEYLQRGFKPDYPSYAALLYKLARCQDFGAVEEVLRYVEDKNVHCQETIFIALFQHYGKAQLVHKAVELFNRMTRFNCVRTSQSLNSLLNVLVDNGWFLEANELFDKGYEMGFRLNSVAFNVMIKGWLKKGEWEQASKVFDEMLERKVEPSVVTYNSLIGYLCRNGELDKAKGLLEDMIKKGKRPNAITFALLMEGSCLIGEHNEAKKMMFDMEYRGCKPTVVNFGVLMSDLGKRGKIDEAKSVLHEMKKRHMKPDVVTYNILINYLCKEGRAADAYEVLFEMQVGGCEANAATYRMLVDGFCRVGDFEGGLKVLNAMLTSGHFPRVETFRSLVVGLVKSGNLDGACFVLEEMEKRQMMFCPDDWEALVMESCRGDENGSVGEHVNELVLAMEA from the coding sequence ATGATCCTCTCAAACCCAACCAAAACCCACCATTTCTGGCGTCACACTTTTTTTCAACAGTACAGAACTCTCCCCTTCAACAAACCCAAAGCCAAACCAAGACATCGAAGAAAGGGTCACAAAACAAGCTCGAGAAATCGCAATGATGCACCATTTGTGAACCATGTGAAAGAAGCACGAGACCCAGTTGAGGCTTTAACTCTATTTCATGAGTATCTCCAAAGGGGGTTTAAGCCTGACTACCCTTCATACGCTGCTCTCTTATACAAACTCGCACGTTGCCAGGATTTTGGCGCTGTTGAGGAAGTTCTTCGTTATGTAGAAGATAAGAATGTTCATTGTCAAGAAACCATTTTCATTGCTTTGTTTCAACATTACGGAAAAGCCCAATTGGTCCATAAGGCTGTTGAGCTTTTTAATAGAATGACCCGGTTTAACTGTGTCCGTACATCTCAGTCTTTGAATAGTCTGCTTAATGTTCTTGTTGATAATGGTTGGTTTCTTGAGGCCAATGAGTTGTTTGATAAGGGTTATGAAATGGGGTTCCGTTTGAATTCCGTTGCTTTTAATGTAATGATTAAAGGGTGGCTCAAGAAGGGGGAGTGGGAGCAAGCGAGCaaggtgtttgatgaaatgcttGAGAGGAAAGTGGAACCGAGTGTTGTGACGTATAATAGTCTTATTGGGTATTTGTGTAGAAATGGTGAGTTGGATAAAGCAAAGGGTTTGTTAGAGGATATGATTAAGAAAGGAAAACGTCCCAATGCGATTACATTTGCTTTGTTAATGGAAGGTTCGTGCTTGATAGGTGAGCATAATGAGGCTAAAAAGATGATGTTTGATATGGAATATAGAGGGTGTAAACCTACAGTTGTGAATTTTGGTGTTTTGATGAGTGATCTTGGGAAGAGAGGGAAGATTGACGAAGCAAAATCTGTGCTTCATGAAATGAAGAAGAGGCATATGAAGCCGGATGTTGTCACTTACAATATATTGATCAATTATCTTTGTAAGGAGGGTAGAGCGGCTGATGCTTATGAAGTTTTGTTTGAAATGCAAGTTGGAGGTTGTGAAGCCAATGCTGCTACTTACAGAATGCTGGTTGATGGGTTTTGCCGGGTTGGGGACTTTGAGGGAGGTCTAAAGGTTCTGAATGCAATGTTGACAAGTGGGCATTTTCCACGTGTTGAAACATTCCGTTCTTTGGTTGTTGGCCTTGTGAAGTCTGGAAACCTTGATGGTGCTTGCTTTGTTCTGGAGGAGATGGAGAAGAGACAGATGATGTTCTGTCCAGATGATTGGGAAGCCCTTGTCATGGAATCTTGTCGTGGAGATGAAAATGGAAGTGTAGGTGAACATGTAAATGAACTGGTCTTGGCCATGGAAGCGTAA